One part of the Raphanus sativus cultivar WK10039 chromosome 7, ASM80110v3, whole genome shotgun sequence genome encodes these proteins:
- the LOC108814205 gene encoding F-box protein DOR-like: MISRRQKILEDRQAIVGRLNAGENSLTIPDDLISEIFLRLPVKCIARCRCLSKLWASIINRQDFTDRYLKISSTRPRLLFVFHESRKVFFFSAPQNQEDDNSSPTTSSYHMSFPVDYVEGICSPISGLVCVNNKQILKGRRTPVIVSTICNPSTGQSFTLPRMKTRKKKPDARSFFGYDPVEKQYKVLSMTFADDATEHQVLTLQTGKLSWRMIECGVPHHPGSNSNSVCINGVLYYKTLYGEHIIASFDVRSEKFSFIKVKGPFIHALYPTTVLINFNGKLASISPSGYYLFSKESTSLEMWVLDDIEKEEWSKHIYKLPPTWGKVVGDAILPCSKVTASNEIVLSEYRLRSPFYVFFYSLERGTIRRVEIQGMEAFTHSKVYPFVDHVEDVKRMKGV; encoded by the coding sequence ATGATATCACGGCGGCAAAAGATCTTGGAGGATCGTCAAGCCATCGTCGGACGGTTAAATGCTGGCGAAAACTCATTGACGATCCCAGACGATCTCATCTCCGAGATATTCTTGAGATTGCCAGTTAAATGTATAGCCAGATGTCGATGCCTATCGAAGCTCTGGGCATCCATAATCAATCGCCAAGATTTCACGGATCGCTACTTGAAAATATCATCTACTCGTCCTCGTCTCTTGTTCGTTTTCCATGAAAGCCGCAAGGTATTCTTCTTTTCCGCACCTCAGAATCAAGAAGATGACAACTCGTCACCGACAACCTCCAGTTATCATATGAGTTTCCCTGTTGATTATGTCGAAGGAATATGTAGTCCTATCAGTGGTTTGGTCTGCGTTAATAATAAACAGATCTTAAAAGGAAGGAGAACTCCAGTGATAGTGTCAACGATATGTAACCCTAGCACGGGACAGTCCTTCACGTTACCTAGAATGAAGACACGGAAGAAAAAGCCTGATGCGAGAAGCTTTTTTGGGTATGATCCTGTTGAGAAGCAGTACAAGGTTTTGTCAATGACATTTGCAGATGACGCTACGGAGCACCAGGTTCTGACGTTACAAACTGGGAAACTCTCATGGAGGATGATTGAATGTGGCGTACCGCATCATCCTGGGTCTAATTCTAATTCTGTTTGCATCAATGGTGTTTTGTATTACAAAACTCTCTATGGTGAGCATATTATAGCCTCCTTTGATGTTAGGTCTGAGAAGTTCAGCTTTATTAAAGTCAAGGGGCCTTTCATTCATGCACTGTATCCTACAACAGTCCTGATAAACTTCAATGGTAAATTGGCTTCAATTAGTCCGAGTGGCTACTATCTTTTTAGTAAAGAAAGCACAAGTCTTGAGATGTGGGTTCTAGATGACATAGAGAAAGAAGAATGGTCCAAGCATATTTACAAACTGCCTCCGACGTGGGGGAAAGTAGTTGGAGATGCCATCTTACCCTGTTCAAAAGTGACTGCTTCAAATGAAATTGTGTTGTCAGAGTACCGTCTACGCTCTCCTTTCTATGTTTTCTTCTACAGTCTTGAGAGGGGAACTATCAGAAGAGTTGAAATCCAAGGAATGGAAGCGTTTACGCATTCCAAAGTTTACCCTTTTGTAGACCATGTAGAAGACGTCAAGCGTATGAAAGGTGTGTGA